Proteins found in one Phycodurus eques isolate BA_2022a chromosome 18, UOR_Pequ_1.1, whole genome shotgun sequence genomic segment:
- the gpr31 gene encoding 12-(S)-hydroxy-5,8,10,14-eicosatetraenoic acid receptor isoform X1, whose translation MANGSMYQLIEDCEATHKALYKFYAAVMIVTVILALPLNASVLHLFLFKMKFWKSNTNHVFLFNLVLADILLLFSLPIKAYNYIQGERRHGNDAVCKAMLFMLFLNRGASIAFLTVTSIDRYFNVVHPGRKNLLKALKKSPHISIFIWLLLLPLTIPTMLKNFDCCNSHKRDDDGDVVSEQDDTLIKDVVDSLREAVFFTQILIPFVILVYCTAHIVNRLRKKTVGDRTKLRRAVFVVTSVMVVFSLCFLPCAIARAVLLAARVEEWRESSQDKATVAFDGLMVLSYLDCLLDPLIYCFCSTKFKALYLSNYFPFLLKEGPLPTDSSTANTSNPKRGNVI comes from the exons ATGGCAAACGGCTCCATGTACCAGCTCATCGAGGACTGCGAGGCCACGCACAAGGCGCTCTACAAGTTCTACGCCGCCGTCATGATCGTCACCGTCATCCTGGCCTTGCCGCTCAACGCGTCGGTGCTGCACCTCTTCCTCTTCAAGATGAAGTTCTGGAAGTCCAACACCAACCACGTCTTCCTCTTCAACCTGGTGCTGGCCGACATCCTGCTGCTCTTCAGCCTGCCCATCAAGGCGTACAACTACATCCAGGGCGAGAGGCGCCACGGCAACGACGCCGTCTGCAAGGCCATGCTCTTCATGCTCTTCCTCAACCGGGGAGCCAGCATCGCCTTCCTCACCGTCACGTCCATCGACCGCTACTTCAACGTGGTGCACCCGGGCCGCAAGAATCTGCTGAAGGCTCTCAAGAAGTCGCCGCACATCTCCATCTTCATCTGGCTGCTGCTTCTGCCCCTCACCATCCCCACCATGCTCAAGAACTTCGACTGCTGCAACAGCCACAAGAGGGACGACGACGGTGACGTAGTAAGCGAGCAGGACGACACCCTCATCAAG GACGTGGTGGACAGTTTACGGGAAGCGGTCTTCTTCACGCAAATCCTCATCCCGTTTGTCATCCTGGTCTACTGCACCGCGCACATCGTCAACCGCCTGCGCAAGAAGACGGTGGGCGACCGGACCAAGCTGAGGCGAGCCGTCTTCGTGGTCACCTCGGTCATGGTGGTCTTCTCGCTCTGCTTCTTGCCCTGCGCCATCGCGCGGGCGGTGCTGCTGGCGGCCCGCGTGGAGGAGTGGCGGGAGTCGTCGCAGGACAAGGCGACGGTGGCCTTCGACGGCCTCATGGTTCTGTCCTACTTGGACTGCCTGCTGGACCCGCTCATCTACTGCTTCTGCAGCACCAAGTTCAAGGCGCTCTACTTGTCCAATTATTTCCCCTTCTTGCTGAAGGAAGGCCCGCTGCCGACGGACAGCTCCACAGCGAACACGTCCAACCCCAAACGCGGCAACGTCATCTGA
- the gpr31 gene encoding 12-(S)-hydroxy-5,8,10,14-eicosatetraenoic acid receptor isoform X2, translated as MANGSMYQLIEDCEATHKALYKFYAAVMIVTVILALPLNASVLHLFLFKMKFWKSNTNHVFLFNLVLADILLLFSLPIKAYNYIQGERRHGNDAVCKAMLFMLFLNRGASIAFLTVTSIDRYFNVVHPGRKNLLKALKKSPHISIFIWLLLLPLTIPTMLKNFDCCNSHKRDDDGDVVSEQDDTLIKTVGDRTKLRRAVFVVTSVMVVFSLCFLPCAIARAVLLAARVEEWRESSQDKATVAFDGLMVLSYLDCLLDPLIYCFCSTKFKALYLSNYFPFLLKEGPLPTDSSTANTSNPKRGNVI; from the exons ATGGCAAACGGCTCCATGTACCAGCTCATCGAGGACTGCGAGGCCACGCACAAGGCGCTCTACAAGTTCTACGCCGCCGTCATGATCGTCACCGTCATCCTGGCCTTGCCGCTCAACGCGTCGGTGCTGCACCTCTTCCTCTTCAAGATGAAGTTCTGGAAGTCCAACACCAACCACGTCTTCCTCTTCAACCTGGTGCTGGCCGACATCCTGCTGCTCTTCAGCCTGCCCATCAAGGCGTACAACTACATCCAGGGCGAGAGGCGCCACGGCAACGACGCCGTCTGCAAGGCCATGCTCTTCATGCTCTTCCTCAACCGGGGAGCCAGCATCGCCTTCCTCACCGTCACGTCCATCGACCGCTACTTCAACGTGGTGCACCCGGGCCGCAAGAATCTGCTGAAGGCTCTCAAGAAGTCGCCGCACATCTCCATCTTCATCTGGCTGCTGCTTCTGCCCCTCACCATCCCCACCATGCTCAAGAACTTCGACTGCTGCAACAGCCACAAGAGGGACGACGACGGTGACGTAGTAAGCGAGCAGGACGACACCCTCATCAAG ACGGTGGGCGACCGGACCAAGCTGAGGCGAGCCGTCTTCGTGGTCACCTCGGTCATGGTGGTCTTCTCGCTCTGCTTCTTGCCCTGCGCCATCGCGCGGGCGGTGCTGCTGGCGGCCCGCGTGGAGGAGTGGCGGGAGTCGTCGCAGGACAAGGCGACGGTGGCCTTCGACGGCCTCATGGTTCTGTCCTACTTGGACTGCCTGCTGGACCCGCTCATCTACTGCTTCTGCAGCACCAAGTTCAAGGCGCTCTACTTGTCCAATTATTTCCCCTTCTTGCTGAAGGAAGGCCCGCTGCCGACGGACAGCTCCACAGCGAACACGTCCAACCCCAAACGCGGCAACGTCATCTGA
- the msraa gene encoding mitochondrial peptide methionine sulfoxide reductase isoform X3 produces the protein MVVFGMGCFWGVERKFWRLKGVYSTQVGYAGGYTPNPTYQEVCSGMTGHAEVVRVVFHPNQVSLANLLKIFWESHDPTQGMRQGNDVGTPYRSAIYACAQQQLEEALASRDHYQKVLTEEGFGSITTEIAESKPFYYAEDYHQQYLSKNPGGYCGLGGTGVSCPIGIKEKA, from the exons ATGGTCGTTTTCG GGATGGGCTGTTTCTGGGGGGTGGAGAGGAAGTTTTGGCGTCTGAAAGGCGTTTATTCCACTCAGGTGGGCTACGCCGGAGGGTACACGCCCAACCCCACCTACCAGGAAGTGTGCTCGG GCATGACGGGCCACGCCGAGGTGGTCCGGGTGGTCTTCCATCCAAACCAGGTTTCCTTGGCCAATCTGCTCAAGATCTTTTGGGAAAGCCACGACCCAACGCAAG GTATGCGTCAGGGCAACGACGTGGGTACGCCGTACCGCTCGGCTATCTACGCCTGCGCCCAGCAGCAGCTCGAGGAGGCGCTCGCGTCCCGAGATCACTACCAAAAG GTTCTGACGGAAGAAGGTTTCGGAAGCATCACAACAGAGATTGCGGAAAGCAAACCCTTCTACTACGCGGAAGACTACCACCAGCAGTACCTGAGCAAGAACCCAGGCGGCTACTGCGGCCTGGGCGGGACTGGAGTCTCCTGTCCAATAGGAATCAAGGAGAAGGCTTAG
- the msraa gene encoding mitochondrial peptide methionine sulfoxide reductase isoform X2: MVPSSASRLSLIWRRFVNSRMGDMASKALIPSPEKALPGRTEAIQVAGMGCFWGVERKFWRLKGVYSTQVGYAGGYTPNPTYQEVCSGMTGHAEVVRVVFHPNQVSLANLLKIFWESHDPTQGMRQGNDVGTPYRSAIYACAQQQLEEALASRDHYQKVLTEEGFGSITTEIAESKPFYYAEDYHQQYLSKNPGGYCGLGGTGVSCPIGIKEKA, from the exons ATGGTCCCCTCATCCGCCTCCAGACTAAGTCTTATTTGGCGACGCTTTGTCAACAGTCGGATGGGAGACATGGCCTCCAAGGCTCTGATACCAAGCCCGGAAAAAGCGCTGCCGGGCCGGACTGAAGCCATCCAAGTGGCCG GGATGGGCTGTTTCTGGGGGGTGGAGAGGAAGTTTTGGCGTCTGAAAGGCGTTTATTCCACTCAGGTGGGCTACGCCGGAGGGTACACGCCCAACCCCACCTACCAGGAAGTGTGCTCGG GCATGACGGGCCACGCCGAGGTGGTCCGGGTGGTCTTCCATCCAAACCAGGTTTCCTTGGCCAATCTGCTCAAGATCTTTTGGGAAAGCCACGACCCAACGCAAG GTATGCGTCAGGGCAACGACGTGGGTACGCCGTACCGCTCGGCTATCTACGCCTGCGCCCAGCAGCAGCTCGAGGAGGCGCTCGCGTCCCGAGATCACTACCAAAAG GTTCTGACGGAAGAAGGTTTCGGAAGCATCACAACAGAGATTGCGGAAAGCAAACCCTTCTACTACGCGGAAGACTACCACCAGCAGTACCTGAGCAAGAACCCAGGCGGCTACTGCGGCCTGGGCGGGACTGGAGTCTCCTGTCCAATAGGAATCAAGGAGAAGGCTTAG
- the msraa gene encoding mitochondrial peptide methionine sulfoxide reductase isoform X1 → MVPSSASRLSLIWRRFVNSRMGDMASKALIPSPEKALPGRTEAIQVAAKHDVNGNRTTPPFPEDTQMVVFGMGCFWGVERKFWRLKGVYSTQVGYAGGYTPNPTYQEVCSGMTGHAEVVRVVFHPNQVSLANLLKIFWESHDPTQGMRQGNDVGTPYRSAIYACAQQQLEEALASRDHYQKVLTEEGFGSITTEIAESKPFYYAEDYHQQYLSKNPGGYCGLGGTGVSCPIGIKEKA, encoded by the exons ATGGTCCCCTCATCCGCCTCCAGACTAAGTCTTATTTGGCGACGCTTTGTCAACAGTCGGATGGGAGACATGGCCTCCAAGGCTCTGATACCAAGCCCGGAAAAAGCGCTGCCGGGCCGGACTGAAGCCATCCAAGTGGCCG CAAAACACGACGTGAACGGCAACAGAACCACGCCGCCGTTCCCAGAAGACACGCAGATGGTCGTTTTCG GGATGGGCTGTTTCTGGGGGGTGGAGAGGAAGTTTTGGCGTCTGAAAGGCGTTTATTCCACTCAGGTGGGCTACGCCGGAGGGTACACGCCCAACCCCACCTACCAGGAAGTGTGCTCGG GCATGACGGGCCACGCCGAGGTGGTCCGGGTGGTCTTCCATCCAAACCAGGTTTCCTTGGCCAATCTGCTCAAGATCTTTTGGGAAAGCCACGACCCAACGCAAG GTATGCGTCAGGGCAACGACGTGGGTACGCCGTACCGCTCGGCTATCTACGCCTGCGCCCAGCAGCAGCTCGAGGAGGCGCTCGCGTCCCGAGATCACTACCAAAAG GTTCTGACGGAAGAAGGTTTCGGAAGCATCACAACAGAGATTGCGGAAAGCAAACCCTTCTACTACGCGGAAGACTACCACCAGCAGTACCTGAGCAAGAACCCAGGCGGCTACTGCGGCCTGGGCGGGACTGGAGTCTCCTGTCCAATAGGAATCAAGGAGAAGGCTTAG